The following proteins are encoded in a genomic region of Necator americanus strain Aroian chromosome II, whole genome shotgun sequence:
- a CDS encoding hypothetical protein (NECATOR_CHRII.G6369.T1) → MPLCLTFIDLKKAFDSVETEAVVEALDNQGVPTQYIKVLRELYSNFMTGISPFYKNVIIDVKRRVRQGDTISPKIFTATLENALRKLEWDDMGVKVDGRQLHHLRFADEIVLITPSISQEERMLTEFDETCGCNGLQLNLQKTMLMRNEWVCAPFTLNGTNISKCTSYVYLGRELNMINDLVPELGKRRRAAWGAYRSIEDVVKKTRNGRLRAHFFNTTVLPALTYASETWAFRKQEENAMSVIERAIERVMLGVSRFTQVRDGIRSSPLRQRSKIRDAAAFAKESKIRWAAHVMRFHDNHWTRAVSDWVPRDIKRTPGRSPTRLSDFFTKSFKEKYDALRVPRERRNHLATLARDQDKWKNYWRPLDQFEDQRESR, encoded by the coding sequence atgccgctctgtctcaccttcatcgacttaaagaaggcattcgactcagttgagacagaagcggtcgtggaagccttggacaaccaaggcgtccctactcagtacataaaggtacttcgagagttgtacagtaacttcatgACCGGAAtatcgccattctacaagaacgtcatcattgacgtgaagaggagggtccgacagggtgatacaatttcacccaaaatattcacagccaccctcgagaacgcattgcgaaagttggaatgggacgacatgggagtgaaggttgatggtcggcagctacaccatttgcgctttgctgatgaaatcgtactgataacacctagcatcagccaagaggagcgaatgctgaccgaattcgacgaaacgtGTGGATGCaacggtcttcagctgaatctgcaaaagacgatgttgaTGCGTAACGAATGGGTCtgtgccccattcacgctcaacggaacgaacatatccaaatgcaccagctacgtttacctgggtcgggaattgaacatgataaACGACCTGGtccccgagctgggcaagaggagacgagcggcttggggagcgtataggagcatcgaggatgtagtgaagaagaccagaaacggccggctccgtgctcacttcttcaacaccaccgtacttcctgctttgacctatgcttcggaaacctgggcatttcgcaagcaggaagaaaacgcgatGAGCGtgattgaacgcgcaattgagagagtgatgctaggagtatcccgtttcacgcaagtgagggacgggattcgaagttctcccctacgtcaacgatcgaagattagagacgccgccgcgtttgccaaggaaagtaaaataaggtgggccgcccacgtgatgcgctttcaTGACAACcattggaccagagccgttagcgactgggttccccgcgatattaagcgcactccAGGAAGATCGCCGACCCGAttgtcagatttcttcacgaagtccttcaaagaaaaatatgatgctcttcgtgtcccacgcgaaaggaggaaccacttggctactctggcacgcgatcaggacaaatggaagaattactggcgcccgctcgaccagttcgaagatcagcgggagtcaaggtga